The genomic DNA GATAATGGATTCGAGGAAATATAGCAAAAATTTTACTgtaatttcgggtcgtgacaggAAGAGTGATGACTCAATTTGCCAGTTCATTCTGATGCAGAGTAGGAGATGTCTTCTGGCACTTTGGAGCCGACGGTAATTGATCTGAGAAAGCTAAGAGAAGTGGGAGTATAAGAAATTTTTCGCCAATTATCTTCGGGTCAAATGTGAATTTTGCCGAATAATTGGGCTTACGACTATGagataaattacaaaaggcTGATAATCGAAATCACCCAACcatttaaaaactcaaattagCAATACTCCCAtatgacgcagcgtacaacgcgagtaaccgtcacagacccgttgattcgcgcacgaataccggaactacgaccctctatacctgttgattctacgaatattaggaaataggcatcaaactcgaattcgaggttggacaaagcacgaaagctctgaattttattgataattcaAAAGACGATTCTCTTACCCTAAggcttacagaaagcttaaatagaatattaataaacctaaattgcataaaagaactaaacttttcaaaaattgcaaaaacaccctaattaacataaattgcctgtttgaggtcctaaacgatggaatttgccttaaatatcgaaaaatcacggcgaatctgtgagttttgctccggaggccatttccttcaaGATAGGGCCGTCataacctattttttttttcaggttccaacttgccaggtcttctgccgcatcattctcccctgggtggagagaattcgtcctcgaatcgtcatcgtccgagctatcacctgtgtaaggaatcaagtgcttaacattaaacacatcggcagtacgaatgtggctgggaagcttaagccgataggcgtttgaattgatcttctcaacgatctccacaggaccaatctttctagcagcgagcttaTGGTAGTCACCAgtagaaaatcgatccttcgtaaggacagcccaaacaaaatcgccaacttcaaactccacgtgccttctccttcggtcagcaacagcCTTGTATTTCATGGCAGCATTCTTCAAATTATTCTGCACAGCTTCATGAATCTCTTGCAGCCCGTGAACGAAGTCAGCCGCCTTACCATGAACCCTGGTCTTATCCGGCACGGGTAACAGATCAAGGGGACCCCGAGGAGTAACAGAATATACCACTTGGAATGGACTGAAACCAGTGCTGCGATTAACAGCATGGTTGTGCGCGAACTCCGCCGGACTTAACTTCTGATCCCAGCTCTTCACGTGCTCCCCTACTAAACCTCTCAACAGATTACCCAAGGACCTGTTAACCACTTCTGTTTGTCCATCTGTCTGCGAGTGATACGCCATACTAAAGTTCAACTGGGTGTTCACCATCTTCCAAAGGCTCcgccaaaaatgactcaagaaGCGGGTGTCCCTATCAGACACAATAGAGACTGGCAGACCATGCAGACGGTATACCTCCCGAAAATACAACTGAGCAACTCGCACAACATCAGTGGTCTTCTTGCATGGAATAAAATGTGCCATCTTGGAGAATCTGTCTACGACCACATATATAGAATCATTTCCTCTTTGGGTAAGGGGCAAGTCGAGGACGAAATCCATACTGATATCCACCCATGGCTGCAAGGGAATCGGCAGGGGCATGTACAACCCCGCGTTAGTTGCTGTACCCTTGGACACTTGACAAACCTTACAGCGCTGCACATACTTCTCCACTTCTTTGCGAATTGTAGGCCAGAAATACGATGACTGGACCAACTGCAATGTCCTGTCTCTTCCCACATGGCCCTCGCCGTGTAGCTGCTGAATAATGTGGGCTCGCAAACTACAGTCAGGAATACAGAGCTGATTTCccctaaaaagaaaaccatcTTGCAATACGTATTCTGTTATTTCTCCAGCCCGAACTTTAGCTAACGTCACAGAAAAATAGGGATCAACTTCAAGCAACTCAGCAAAAGAACTAAAACCAGGTACCTCAACCGTCATCCTGTTCAAAATGCTACGCCTCCGACTAAGAGCGTCTGCAACGCAGTTAGTGACTCCGCTCTTGTGCTTTACCACGAAAGTAAAACGCTCCAGGTAAGCCACCCATGATGCATGACGAGCAGACACCTTATCTTGGCTATGGAGGTGCTTCAGGGCCTCGTGGTCAGTATacaaaatgaactccttgtggAAAAGATAATGTCGCCAATGCTTAATCGCCTGCACTACCGCATAGAATTCCACGTCGTAGGTGCTGTATCTCACTTTCGCCCCCGTCAGCTTCTCGCTGAAGAAAGCAATTGGCTTGCTGTTTTGGCTCAAGACTGCTCCAATCCCTACCTTCGATGCATCAGAATGCAACTCAAAGGGCTGCTGAAAATCTGGCAGGACAAGAATCGGGGCGGTTGTCAAGCGCTCCTTAATATTCTGGAATGCCGTTTCTGCCCCCTCAGTCCACTCTAATTTGCCTCCCTTCATGCAGTCCGTTAAAGGAGCCATAATACTGCTGAAATGAGGAATAAACCGCCTGTAGAAGGAGGCTAACCCATGGAAACTCCTGACTTTAGTAATGCTCGTTGGTCTAGGCCACTGCCAGACTGCCTCGACCTTAGATGAGTCAACTCTCAAaccatcagcagcaacaacataaccaagaaagagaactTCTGACCTCATAGAAACACATTTCTTCAACGCCGCATATAGTTTCTTTCGTCGAAGAACAGAGAGGACTTCACGCAAGTGGGCCAGGTGTTGCTCGGGGTCGGCGCTGTAGATCAAGATGTCATCAAAATACACGACCACACACCGACCAAGTGCGGTAACCGGATTCGCAGGTTCAGGCTCAATAGCATCCCTCCCTCTGTTTGGTACCAGCACAATCTTTAATCCCTTATGCGTGAAGCTGTATTTATTGGTCCGTCCATCATGGCTCACGCTCCTATCAAACTGCCAGGGCCTTCCCAACAACAAGTGACACGCGTCCATCATGACAACATCACACCACACAGAGTCCCTATACCGGGGCCAATAGAGAAAGTAACCAACGCGCGCTTCAGCACACTCACTTCACCTCCTTTCTTCAGCCATGCCAGCTTATATGGTTTGGGATGTGGCTCACTTCGTAGGCTCAATTTCTGCACGGCCTCAGCAGATACGATGTTCTCGCAGCTGCCCGAGTCTATCATCAAACGACAGACTTTATTTTCAATGGTGCAGGTGGACTGGAAGATGTTGTTGCGCAGCCAGTCTTCGTCCGCAGCTCTCGGGGTCATATAAGACCTTCTAACCACCAGATTGGGCACTCCGTCTCTAGTCAcaatttcttcctcttcgTCAAACTCGACCTCTCCATCGCTTCCAGCTACATAAACTGCATCATCAGACAATTCCTCTTCAATAAACatagcccttttttttttccccttttctgcaCTCAGATTGCCGATGCCCGGGCTCTCCACACTTGAAGCACTTCGCCCCGCTACTGCTCGGCCCAATTTTGGCAGGCCTCATCGGACGTCCAGGAACAATACTATTACCGCCAGCTCGGACGGCCCCATCGATTCCTGCAACGGTAACACCTCCACCGAACGCCCCGCTGCTCGCTCGCTTCTGCTGTCTCTCGATAATCAGGGCCCTCTGATGGGCGGAAGACACATTAATAGGGTCGAACAAATTAACCGTGTCCTGTAGCTGCACTCTTAGTCCGCCAATATATCTCGCCACTAGCTGATCCTCGGTTTCCTGAAGCTCGTTACGAGCAACCAACTGGTAGAACTCATTGGTGTAATCATCCACCGATTTATTGCCCTGCCTCAAGTTCTGCAAGCGTTGGTACATGATCCTTTGAAAATTATAGGGCAAAAAGGTAGCcctcatctttttcttcatcttttccCATGATGTGATCTTCGGTTTGCCCATCCTATTACGAGTAAGCTTCGTCTGCTGCCACCACCCCGACGCCCTACCACGCAACCGAGTCGCCACAAGCTGTACCCGCTTGGTCTCAGGTACCCCTTTGAACTCCAAAACCTCTTCTACCGTTGCCAGCCAATCTAGAAACTCTTCTGGCTGCAAACCCCCTTGGAATTCGGGAATATCGGTCCGAATGCATGTCTCCCATCGCTGCCTGTCTTCCTCGATTGGGTCCCTTTGCCGTCTTGGTGGAACATCAGCGAAAAAATTCTCCCTTTCCGACCCCGCTTCAGTTTCCTCTCGATCAATGTCAGAATTCGAATTGGGGTTTCTCCGATTCTGATTTTCCATAAGTGCAGCCACCTGCTGTGTTAGCTGCTCCATCATACGATCCAGCCTCTGATCCCTCTGCTGATTCCTCTGATCCTGCTGATCCAGCCTCTGCTCTAGATGTCGCAGATTATCACGGTCATAAACATCTTCCACACGATCCCTCCTCCTAGGCGGCATCTTTGATCCAAGAACGAACgcggctctgataccaactgacgcagcgtacaacgcgagtaaccgtcacagacccgttgattcgcgcacgaataccggaactacgaccctctatacctgttgattctacgaataccaggaaataggcatcaaactcgaattcaaggttggacaaagcacgaaagttctgaattttattgataattcaAAAGACGACTCTcttgccctagggcttacagaaagcttaaatagggtattaataaacctaaattgcataaaagaactaaacttttcaaaaattgcaaaaacaccataattaacataaattgcctgtttgaggccctaaacgatggaatttgccttaaatatcgaaaaatcacggcgaatctgtgagttttgctccgaaGGCCATTTCCTTCAAGATAGGGCCGTCataacctatttttttttcaagtacCGACTTGTCAGGTCTTTTGCCGCATCACCATACCCCTGTGCTCAATCGAGTCGTAAGAGCAATTGAATGTCTATTTTGACATATTTACACTCATAATTGTTGCAGGCTTTGAGGAATCAAGAATTCAAAGCAAGCTAATGTTTGAATCCCAACCTTGAGACCACAAAAGGTCTCTGATTTTCCTTGGAATAACATGAATAActggaaaataaaattgccGAAAGTGCAACTGCGGAACGCAAATGGGTTTTCAATATCCTTAGGAGCCAATCCATGTCAATGCCTAGTCCACCAGGCCTCCACATCAtttgtttgctttgcttggtcATGGATATCACCATTGTCAGTATCTGTTGTATTGCGGCTGTTTGTTCCTCTGCTTCAAGAAACTCACTCATCAGAGCGGAGCTAGTGTCAATAAAACCATTTACAGGAGAAGCACATAATTATGGTGAAAGATCTACATTTGTCAACTCGATTCACTCTATAATCTgagtaataaataaatcacaaatCGTGTCCAACAAGGTTAACTTTTAGATTAGACAGTTGTGGTATCTCTTgttttttggttgaaaatgagcccaatcgcttataggccAGGTGGAAATTTACAAGAATTTCTTGGTTATCAGGTGGAGACAcgtttaaattaatttttagacTTATTGTCTCTGACTCTTGTACTATACATCAATTCAAcgacacatatatgtatatgtacacACCCTGATGTCGATCTGAATAAGAACAGAAAGTCAAACGCATAAATGCCTACAGACATAAAGACAACTAAACTAGTTAGATACCCTGCCCCAGTTGGTATCTTATCTCCGATAATCAGACTCATAAGAGTCTAAGAGTCGAATCCTTATAGATCTGCAGCCCGTTACTCTGCTGCTTTGAAAGATCGGGTAACTTAAGTGCCTTGCATCCAAAGGTGTTCAACTCCCGTAGACTACTCAGCTCTTCAAGTCTTGGAATTTCCACGATGCTCTCACAATCTCTCATATTGAATCTCTCTAGCCTCTGCAAGTTTGATAGGTTCGGTAACTTCCTGAGCGATCGGCACCTGTTTATATTTAACTCTTGCAGTGACTTCAATTCTGCGACCGCCTCAATTTCGCTAAATTGCACGCAATATCTAAGGAATAATTTCTCCAAAGAGTGTAGTAGTTCGGGCGAGAGTTCGAGCGAGCTACAGTTGTCGATACATAACATTTTCAGGTTTAGCAAACTGCTGAGTCCTCCAATCTCAACTAGCTTCCTGCTACCCCGTACACTTAGGGACTTCAAGTTCTTCAACTTGAATAAGTTGGGAAGTCGTTCAACTTCAGACCAAGCGGCGGACAAAGCAGTTAAAGACTTGAGCCTCTCCGACTTCGGACGGTCTAGCTTAGTTAGAGGGCAATAATCTGTACGCAGATCCTTCAGGGACAGGAGATCGCCAAGACCTTCAATTTCCCTGAGCTTGTGGCACTGCATAACCTCTAATATCAACAAATTCTTTAGGTTTGAAAGGTCTAGCAACCTCTCAAGTGAGTTGCACGTCCCAATTCTCAAAACTGACGGACTTGAGGGAAGTGTGGGGAGGCTTTTAAGTTTGTGCCAATAATGAATATCAAGCTCTTTTAGATGACGAAGAAATGCACCTATCTTTTCTGGTAAGGTATATATCTTCAGTGAGTGCAAAGTCATTTTCTCAAGTTTCCTTAGACTAGAGATGCTGTCCAGCTCTTTGAGCTCTGAGGCCTCAGACAAATGCAATGTTTTTAGATTCACTAAGTTCGCCAGATTCCGGGAAGTCAGCTTCGACGAAGCTTCAACTGTTAGACTAATTAAGCTAGATGGAAGCTCAGGGAGGGTCTGAAGATTCTGGCAGTCACCTAAATGAAGGGTCTGCAGGCGTGAGAGTGCACTCATACTCATCGGTGTTGGAAGGATGGATCACTCACTGATCCATGTTAATGTCTGTCTGTATTTTTCTTAGTTATGTTGTCTGTAGGTTGGTTATTGAAGTCAGTTGGTCTCTTGTAGACAGTTAAGTGGATGTTgtgtttttgaatttttaaatgtaACTTGCCGAGAGCAGTTACTACCAAGTGTGTTATGTATGTTCTGTCAATGAATGATAGTCTGTGTTCATTTTTCtcctctatctctctcttgCAGTATATTGATCTATGCTACTGCAGAAACCGAAATCTATAGAATTCTGGTATGCTTAAGAGACCACAGATCTCTAAGTGCATTTGAGTGTGTGAAGTAGACTTATATTCGAGAGTAAGAGAGTTATCTGTTTGAGGGAGCGTTAAAGTTCTTAACAGTGGTATCAAAGCTTTAAGAGGATCTTAAGGGCAGGGTTGATGGATACGACAGTGGCAATGCCCAGTTTCTCAAGTATTACTCCACCAGTTTTTGATGGAGAAAACTACCAAACATAGGAAGTGAAGATGAAGGCTTTCATGGAGGGTGCAGACCTATGGGATGCAGTGCTGGAAGATTACGAAGTTGCTCCCTTGCTTGCAAATCCTACTCTTAACCAGATCAAGATTCACAAGGAGAGAGTTACTAGAAAGGCCAAAGCTAAGTCATGCTTATACTCTTCTGTTTCTCCTACCATTTTTACTCGCATCATGAGGCTTGAATCTGCAAAAGCCATATGGGATTATCTGAAGGATGAATATGAAGGAGACGAGAGAATAAGGGGCATGAAAGCACTGAATTTGTTGAGGGAGTTTGAGAAGTTGCAGATGCAGGAAGGGCAGGGAGTGAAGGAATATGTGGAGAAACTGGTGCAAATTGCGAACAAAGTGAGAATTCTGGGATCCAACATAAGTGATGAAAGGTTGGTCCAGAAAATCTTAGTGTCTGTGCCTGAGAAGTTTGAGGCAACAATTGCCTCACTCGAAAATACTAGAGAACTGTCAGATCTGAAGCTTTCTGAAGTTCTTAGTGCATTGCAAGCACAGGAGCAGAGAAGAATAATGAGAAAGGAGGTGCCAGTTGAGGGTGCCCTGCAAGCAAAAGTGAACAGGAATGCTGTTGAGAAGCAAAAGAAGTGGCAGCAACAGAAGAAGTTTGGAAGTGAAGCTGGGAAGCAAGGAAACACCAGAAATTGGAATTAGGAGAGGAAGTGGAGTTCTGGTTCCTGTAGGCATTGTGGAAAGAAAGGTCATGCTCACTTTAGGTGTTGGAAAAGGTTGGATGTTAAGTGCAGGAAGTGTCACAAGATTGGACACATGGAAGCCATCTGCAAAGAAAAACACACTGAGCACCAGGGAGACAGTCACAATGCTGCAAATACTGAGCTAGAGCAACTCTTTGTTGTGACTTGCTTTATCTCAAAATGTTGTAAAGGATGGGTGGTTGGTCGACAGTGGATGCACTAATCACATGACTAGCAATGAAGCTTTGTTTAAAACTCTAGACAAGTCTGTAAAGTCCAGAGTAAGGATTGGAAATGGAGAGTTCATAGCTGTTGAAGGAAAAGGTGATGTGATGCTCGAGGGCCCAACATGCACCAAATTGATTTCTGGTGTGCTACTTGTGCCAGAAATAGACCAAAACCTGCTAAGTGTAGGTCAGTTGGTCGAGAAAGGCTGCAAAGTTGTGTTTGAGAATGGGAAATGTGTGATTGGTGATGCTGAGGAACAGGTTCTATTTGAGATTCCCATGAGGGAAAAGTGCTTCTCATTCAACCCTCTAGAGGAGAGACAGGTTGCTATGTCAAGTTAGGAAGATGAGGAAGAGATTTGGCACAGAAGGCTTGGTCATTTCAACAGCAAAGGGGTGAAGTTTATGTAGCAACATGGAATGGTCGAAGGGCTACCTTCACTGCATAGAGAACTGAAGAACTGTAAGGTTTGTATGGAAGGAAAGCAAACGAGATTGCCTTTCAGGAAGAACCACTGGAGGGCTACTGAGAGGCTTCAATTAGTTCACACTGATGTTT from Punica granatum isolate Tunisia-2019 chromosome 2, ASM765513v2, whole genome shotgun sequence includes the following:
- the LOC116197667 gene encoding leucine-rich repeat-containing protein 1-like, encoding MSMSALSRLQTLHLGDCQNLQTLPELPSSLISLTVEASSKLTSRNLANLVNLKTLHLSEASELKELDSISSLRKLEKMTLHSLKIYTLPEKIGAFLRHLKELDIHYWHKLKSLPTLPSSPSVLRIGTCNSLERLLDLSNLKNLLILEVMQCHKLREIEGLGDLLSLKDLRTDYCPLTKLDRPKSERLKSLTALSAAWSEVERLPNLFKLKNLKSLSVRGSRKLVEIGGLSSLLNLKMLCIDNCSSLELSPELLHSLEKLFLRYCVQFSEIEAVAELKSLQELNINRCRSLRKLPNLSNLQRLERFNMRDCESIVEIPRLEELSSLRELNTFGCKALKLPDLSKQQSNGLQIYKDSTLRLL